A single Euwallacea similis isolate ESF13 chromosome 1, ESF131.1, whole genome shotgun sequence DNA region contains:
- the LOC136411797 gene encoding tigger transposable element-derived protein 4-like, translating to MSYIIKKKKRKALTLNCKYDIVKRLQRHAKQSEICSEMGLSKSTVATIWKNKETILKTFESGQHSNVKKIKKPNNYEVDQRLLKWFSQQRNNNAIVSGAILQSKAEDFASKVSGNQEPKFNRSWIERFKRRHNITSGRIAGESTSVDMNIVDDWLQNKWPIIRSNFKDEDIFNGDETGLFFKLTPDRTLKFKGQTCEGGKLSKEKITIFVVANLTGSEKRKLLVIGKSKNPRCFKNIVQLPVTYKSNKRAWMNSEIFINALREWDEELRRKKRKIILLVDNCPAHPDVKNLMWITLVFMPPNTSSKLQPMDQGVIHSLKSHYRRLLLSEMISCMDSGKEKFIITLLDAIRFIHMAWQKVSKQTIRNCFRHAGFLENENFDSDDDLPLVEWLKKNQCKNKTDIQEDFLQTNNDFHEFVHVDDNLVSVEFLDDNAIITSVSSASDTYDDDEEDEDAAYENNEIISVPTTTEALRYVSSIRQFLQSRNTPQNVLDGIAHVELHINEIHFTTIKQTKISDFFLSNS from the exons atgagttatatcattaaaaaaaaaaaacgtaaagctttaactttaaattgtaaatatgacATTGTTAAACGGTTGCAGAGACATGCCAAACAGAGTGAAATTTGTTCAGAAATGGGATTAAGTAAATCAACg gttgcaacaatttggaaaaataaagaaacaatccTAAAAACCTTCGAAAGTGGACaacattcaaatgtaaaaaaaatcaaaaagcccAATAATTATGAAGTTGACCAAAgactcttaaaatggttttctcaacaaagaaataataacgCAATTGTTAGCGGTGCTATATTACAATCAAAAGCTGAAGATTTTGCAAGTAAGGTGTCCGGAAACCAGGAAccgaaatttaatagaagCTGGATCGAAAGGTTCAAAAGAAGGCATAATATTACGAGTGGAAGAATTGCTGGAGAATCGACTTCAGTTGATATGAACATTGTAGATGACTGGCTGCAAAACAAATGGCCAATAATTAGGTCAAACTTTAAAGATGAGGACATCTTCAATGGAGATGAAACCGGTTTATTCTTCAAGCTTACACCTGATAGAACACTAAAGTTTAAAGGGCAAACCTGTGAAGGTGGAAAGctttccaaagaaaaaatcactaTATTTGTTGTAGCGAATTTGACAGGatccgaaaaaagaaagttattggtaattggaaaatctaaaaaccctagatgttttaagaatattgtACAATTGCCAGTAACTTATAAGTCCAATAAAAGGGCATGGATGAattcagagatttttataaatgcattACGTGAATGGGATGAAGAATTACGccgtaaaaaaagaaaaatcatattgttaGTGGATAATTGTCCGGCTCATCccgatgttaaaaatttgatgtggATTACGTTAGTGTTTATGCCACCAAACACTAGTTCTAAATTACAACCCATGGATCAGGGTGTTATCCATAGTCTAAAGAGTCATTATCGACGACTCCTCCTCTCGGAAATGATATCTTGTATGGATAGtggtaaggaaaaatttattattactctttTGGATGCAATACGCTTTATTCATATGGCATGGCAAAAGGTGTCAAAGCAAacgattagaaattgttttcgacatgccggttttctcgaaaatgagaattttgattcagatgaTGACTTACCATTAGTCGAatggcttaaaaaaaatcaatgcaaaaataaaaccgatattcaagaggattttcttcaaaccaacaacgattttcatgaatttgttcATGTGGATGACAATCTTGTGAGCGTTGAGTTTTTAGACGATAATGCCATTATTACGTCTGTGTCTTCTGCATCTGACacttatgatgatgatgaggaaGACGAAGATGCAGCATAtgagaataatgaaataatatccgTTCCTACAACCACAGAAGCACTTCGATATGTTTCTAGTATtcgtcaatttcttcaatcgcGAAATACTCCACAAAATGTTCTCGATGGAATAGCCCATGTGGAATtacatataaatgaaattcatttcaccacaataaaacaaaccaaaattagcgatttttttctttctaattcctaa